The DNA region GGCCTGCGCCTGGGTGGGTCGCCCGCGCCGTGTCTGCATCCGTGGAAGTCTACGTCCGGCTCAACCGCGTGGTATTCCGGCGAGCTTGTCGGCGAACTTGGCCTCCGCCTCGGCACGCAGCCGCAGCAGATGCTGGGACGGGAACATGTCCGGTGCCGGTTCCCGGTCTTTGAGCAGCAGCCGCGCCAGCGTCACCTTGTGCACCTCCGTGGGCCCGTCGGCCAAACCGAGCACGAAGGATTCCACCAGATGCTGCACGAAGGGCATCTCATGGGTGGTGCCCAGCGAGCCGTGGAGCTGCAACGCCCGGGCCGACACATCATGGAGCACCTTCTGCATCATCGCCTTGACCGCCGAGATGTCGGCGCGTACCGCCTGATAATCGTTGTGCTGGTCGATCTTCCACGCCGTCTGCAACGTGAGCAGCCGGAAAGCCTCGATCTCCATCCAGGAGTCGGCGACCATCTCCTGGACCAGTTGCTTGTTCGAGAGCATCTCGCCCTGGGTGTAGCGGGAGACTGCGCGTTCACAGAGCATGTCGAAGATGCGACGAACCAGCCCCACGGTGCGCATGGCATGGTGGATGCGCCCCCCGCCGAGGCGGGTCTGGGCCACCACGAACGCGCCGCCGCGCGGGCCGAGCATGTGGTCGTCCGGTACCCGGACATCCTCATAGCGGACATAACCTTCGCGCCCGCCGCCGCCGGCCGGTTGATAGCCCAGACCGATGTCGCGCAGCACGTTGATACCGGGTGTCTCGGCGGGCACGACGAACATCGAATGACGTTCATAGGGCGGCGCTTCCGGGTCGGTCACCGCCATGACGATCAGAAACGACGCCATCGACGCGAACGACGAGAACCACTTCTCGCCGTTGATCACCCAATGATCGCCGTCGTGAATCGCGGTGGTGGTGAACACCTTCGGGTCCGCTCCGCCCTGCGGCTCGGTCATCGAGAAGCAGGAGATGATGCGGTTGTCCAGGAGTGGTTCGAGGTAGCGCTCCTTGAGCGCCGCGGTGCCGTAGTGCGCCAGGATCTCGCTGTTGCCGGAGTCGGGGGCGTGCGAACCGAACACGATGGGCGCGCACTCCGAGCGGCCCAGGATCTCGTTGAGCAATGCCAGTTTCACCTGGCCGAAGCCCGGTCCCCCCAGATGCGGACCGAGGTGGGTGGCCCACAGTCCACGCTCTTTGACGATGCGTTGCAGCGGTGGGATCAAGGCCTGCCGGACCGGATCGGTCAGATCGTGGGATTCCTTGACTATCAGATCAATCGGTTCGCA from Mycolicibacterium sp. MU0053 includes:
- a CDS encoding acyl-CoA dehydrogenase family protein, with the translated sequence MTWDFSTDPQWAEQLDWVEDFVRTECEPIDLIVKESHDLTDPVRQALIPPLQRIVKERGLWATHLGPHLGGPGFGQVKLALLNEILGRSECAPIVFGSHAPDSGNSEILAHYGTAALKERYLEPLLDNRIISCFSMTEPQGGADPKVFTTTAIHDGDHWVINGEKWFSSFASMASFLIVMAVTDPEAPPYERHSMFVVPAETPGINVLRDIGLGYQPAGGGGREGYVRYEDVRVPDDHMLGPRGGAFVVAQTRLGGGRIHHAMRTVGLVRRIFDMLCERAVSRYTQGEMLSNKQLVQEMVADSWMEIEAFRLLTLQTAWKIDQHNDYQAVRADISAVKAMMQKVLHDVSARALQLHGSLGTTHEMPFVQHLVESFVLGLADGPTEVHKVTLARLLLKDREPAPDMFPSQHLLRLRAEAEAKFADKLAGIPRG